The region CAGGGTGCCGTGGTAGTGAGTGCGCACTTGATCTTCACGGGTCGGCTTGGCGCCTTCACCTTGAGTCAGTACTTCGAATTGCAGGCCGGAAGCCAGAGTGGTGATGCCGTCACGCTTGGCGTTTTCAGCCAGGAATGCCAGGCCTTCGCCAGCAGCGGCTTCAGCTTTGGCAGCCGCTTCGGCTTGCATGATCTCGCGGATCACTTTGAAGCTGGCGGACATTTCTTCCTGACCCACACGGCTTGGCTTGCCGGCGAACGCGTCAGTCAGGCCAGCCAGGATCGAATCCAGGTTAACGCCCGGTGGCGGGTTGTCG is a window of Pseudomonas sp. 10S4 DNA encoding:
- a CDS encoding FKBP-type peptidyl-prolyl cis-trans isomerase, encoding MSEVNLSTDETRVSYGIGRQLGDQLRDNPPPGVNLDSILAGLTDAFAGKPSRVGQEEMSASFKVIREIMQAEAAAKAEAAAGEGLAFLAENAKRDGITTLASGLQFEVLTQGEGAKPTREDQVRTHYHGTLIDGTVFDSSYERGEPAEFPVGGVIAGWTEALQLMNAGSKWRLYVPSELAYGAQGVGSIAPHSVLVFDVELLDVL